One genomic region from Ptychodera flava strain L36383 chromosome 5, AS_Pfla_20210202, whole genome shotgun sequence encodes:
- the LOC139133181 gene encoding sialate:O-sulfotransferase 2-like — translation MNIPGLAVVLLFLAMDSAHCTGRGVFPEPLGCYVDDSKRALNWYFYTSDDDMYTAKCLGICSSPDLRAPYAGVQYGTQCFCGDTYDIYGKVDDSECSMACTGRPNQICGGNWRFNAYKIHYAEYLGCYEDQDDRALPVYDETDDMTVRKCLKSCYDNGHRYAGVQYSKQCFCGSDYNKYGEKAVEDCASHCVGDDEENCGGTWRNGVYRLPPC, via the exons ATGAATATCCCTGGTTTGGCAGTGGTCCTGCTTTTCCTGGCGATGGACagt GCGCACTGTACGG GTCGAGGAGTGTTCCCAGAACCTTTGGGTTGCTACGTTGACGATTCCAAACGAGCACTGAACTGGTATTTCTACACTTCGGATGACGACATGTACACCGCGAAGTGTCTCGGCATTTGTTCAAGTCCGGACTTGAGAGCACCCTATGCAGGCGTTCAATACGGCACTCAGTGTTTCTGCGGTGATACGTACGACATTTATGGCAAAGTGGATGACAGCGAGTGCTCGATGGCATGCACTGGCAGACCTAATCAGATTTGTGGCGGTAACTGGCGCTTCAACGCTTACAAAATAC ATTACGCTGAATACCTTGGATGCTACGAAGACCAAGATGATAGAGCTCTGCCAGTGTATGATGAAACAGACGACATGACGGTCAGAAAATGTCTGAAGTCCTGTTACGATAACGGTCACAGATACGCAGGCGTGCAGTACAGCAAGCAGTGTTTCTGCGGCTCCGACTACAACAAGTACGGTGAGAAGGCGGTAGAAGACTGTGCCAGCCACTGTGTTGGAGATGACGAGGAGAACTGTGGCGGAACATGGAGAAATGGTGTGTACAGGTTGCCGCCATGCTAA